Proteins from a genomic interval of Acomys russatus chromosome 19, mAcoRus1.1, whole genome shotgun sequence:
- the Pop5 gene encoding ribonuclease P/MRP protein subunit POP5: MVRFKHRYLLCELVSEDARCRLSLDDRVLGGLVRDTIARVHGAFGAAACSVGFAVRYLNAYTGVALLRCRKDFYQLVWSALPFITCLENKGHRYPCFFNTLHVGGTIRTCQKFLIQYNRRQLLVLLQNCTDEGEREAIKKSVTRSCLLEKESVEELSDIASEEALEAME; the protein is encoded by the exons ATGGTGCGCTTCAAGCACAG GTACCTTCTGTGCGAGCTGGTGTCGGAGGACGCGCGCTGCCGCCTGAGCCTGGACGACCGCGTGCTGGGCGGGCTGGTCCGCGACACCATCGCCCGGGTGCACGGGGCCTTCGGCGCCGCCGCCTGCTCGGTGGGCTTTGCAG TCCGCTATCTGAATGCCTACACCGGAGTAGCACTACTTCGCTGCCGAAAGGATTTCTACCAGCTTGTGTGGTCAGCTCTTCCTTTCATCACTTGCTTGGAGAACAAAGGACACCGTTATCCCTGTTTTTTCAACACGTTACACGTGGGAG GTACAATAAGAACCTGTCAGAAGTTCCTGATTCAGTACAACCGCAGACAGCTGTTGGTCTTGTTGCAGAATTGCACTGATGAAG GAGAGCGGGAAGCCATCAAGAAGTCTGTCACAAGAAGCTGCCTGCTGGAGAAAGAGTCTGTTGAAGAGCTTTCAGACATTGCCAGCGAAGAGGCTTTGGAAGCAATGGAGTGA